The sequence TGCTTTATCCAACCGTCTCGAATGCCGATGATTTGTACTTCGTGACCAGCAGCTTTGGTGGTTACTTTCCAGTTCTCTTTGGCCCATGCTGCTGCGATTAGCACAGATCCCTCACGTAGATTTTGCGGACCCTCGACCTGAAATATGAGCATCGGTAGGCCGTTCACCTCGATTTCATCGGCCATCCGGGTCATACCCCAATTGTTGGGAATTCCCTCAAGAAGTAGCTGTTCGCCGCCTTTCCATCTGTCAAATGCATGGGCGCTGGTAAATGCCAGAGCGCACAGCCAAAAGCACGTGACGATCAGATTCTTCAATCGGCGTACGTCCTCTTGATGATATTTATCGTGGCTGTAAAATATTTTAATATTTGCATGCGGCCAGATCCTAATGTTTATGAACTATGGTGAGACAAAACGTAGTGCCGGGTTGTCGAACATGGAAATCGTGCGAGCGCGCAATATTCCCGCAGGGCAGAGTTCATCCTGCGTATACTGATTTAGGCGGATCGAGCGCGGGACGTTGGGAGTACAGGCAACACCGACGTAATCGCCTTCAAATGGGGGGCCGCCCTTAAATTCGAAGGTTTCTTTGTAGTCATCAGTCGCTTTGAAGATTTTGAAAAGATCTGCTGGATTTTTTAGGCCATCGTAATTAAAACTCATCCCTTGCGAGACCAGGGAGGAGATTTGCGCGGGATTAATCCCGACCTTATCAACGCGATAATTTGCGCCAAATCCGGATGCGCCGCCGATCAGTTGCGACAAGTTGGCGTATTTCCCGTTGTTAAGCACCATGCCGACGTAGTTGTTTGGTCCCAACGGATTGAGTTCGTCAAACATGCGTTGACTAGCCACCGCCGGGGGGGCGGCCCAGGAATTGGTCACCATCGTCAAGCTGCCCAGACGCGTAGGCGTCGTGGTTCCGGTACTGGGCGAACCCGCGGGAGGGGTTACTCCAAATCGTTGTTGCATGAATGCAGTGATGAAATCGCTCAGCCCAATCGATCCCGAAACTTGAACTTGCTCATACGGTTGGTCATCCAGTTTGAGTTTGGTCAGGGTGTTGTGCGTAGGATCGAATCCCATCGGTCCGCCCGGGACTTTGTTGGCGTTGGTGGTGACGGTCAATGCGCTATTGGTCACAGCCCCAAAGGTCGCTGTCTCAAAGTTGTTCGAAAAGAAGCGCGCTGCGGTGTTCATCCAGTCCGGATGGTCGTGTAACAAATCGCCACCGCCGTCTGCCTGTGAAAGGCGGGCACCGCGTGGTGTCAGATAAACGTTACGAAAGACTTTGGGTGCCAGATCCGCATCGCCGCTATATAACGAGGCCGGGTCGGCATCGCCGTTGCTCTTGTACGCCGTACGCTCCCAGATCGCGAAGCGGGTGGCTTCTGTATTCAATTGTTTTAGTTCGCCAAAACGCCATACCCACATCAAGGCAAAAATGAGCACCATGAATATACTGCAGGCCAGAATTGACTCAACCAGCGCTTGCCCATGCTGGCGGCGCGCCCGTATCAAAGACGAGCGGGGCGGTTGGGATGGTCGGGGCGGCATGGGCTGATGGTTAATTGGGTTACGCATAAGCTCAATCGATCAGGAAGAAGAGGGATTTTTCCGGATAGTTCAACCCTTCCAGCCTTGCATTCCAGTACGGCAGTGTGAGGTTAGCGTGTGACACAACCTGCATACGGGAGGTCCAGCGCTCCAACGGTGCGCGGTAATAAACTCGGGCCTTGCCGATCGCTTTCAGGTAGCTCTGTTTGGTCTCAGCGTCATAATCGTTCAACGGCACGCGTCCAAGGTTGAATTTGCTTTCTGAGCGCAGCGGTAGTTTGTCTGCCGTTTCCTGCAACGCCACCACAAAGGATGGACCAATATCTTTTAGGGCATTGTTTTGAATTTCTTTACTCGCCAAAAATATATTGCTGCTGTCGCCGTTAGCCCGGTCTGCGTTTTGAACACGGTAGTTGCCCAGGTTCGCGTTACGCATTTCCCAGAAGCCGAAGCGTTCGGCCGGTAACCCCATATCCGCGGCAATCACGCCACCCATACCCGGCTTTTGAAATAACGTTTCGGTGCCGCGTGAGGTCCGCATTCCCAGAACATCGATCAGGTCGCTCAAGCCCAATGCTTTTAGAATAAATTGCGTAAATGCGTCTGGTGCGTTGACGGGATCGGTAAACGACATATTGGGTAAAGTAAAGCCATTTCCGAGAACATTGGATATCGCAGACGAAACGTTGGTACCCTGGTGCGAAAGGTTCTCAAAATTGGCAGCCTGTTGCGCCAGGCCGCTCGCAATGCCCACCTCGGGATCGCCGCTGCCGGGGGTGGGCGCGTTCAGCGCCGAACCGGATGCCGGAAGGCCGGCGGGTGCACCACCCAATACGCCGGTAGTGTTGCCGGCATTGGCGTCCGGTAAATTGACTACGGATGACGCCGAGCTGGTCGAGTTGATGCTGCTGCCGACCGTCTCTATTACTGGCTCCAAAGTGGCGGTAGCGGCATCGCTGATGGCCTCGGTGGCATTCGCAATCTGGGGCTGGCCTTTCATTGCACGGTCAGCGGAAGCGCTGGCGATATTCATGACGCCGCGATCGTAATATTTTTTCGCCACACCGGCATTCAGTGATGCACAGGCACCGCCGAGACGGGGTGCGTACACGCCCCCCGTTGGTAGGGTGAAATACATGCAGTCGTCAATGGCGACCGCTTCGCCCCAAAAGGATTTTTTCCAGGCGTCGTTGCCATTCACCACATCCACAAATTTTTTCAAGTCATCAGGTATCTCCTGATTTTTGTCCAGCCCCTGACGACCAACTTTGGACAGCGTCACTGCGCCTGCCATCGGAATATGAATGTTAAACAGATGCGGATTAATTTCCATGATATCGACGTTGCTCCATGCGTAGGTGCCGTCCTGCATCTGGATCACACGTGAGCCGCCGGTACGTTCATACAGACACATAATCGGACTAGCGATGATCCCGACTGTGTTCATGAAGGCCTCGATGACGGGGCCGATCACATCCGCAGCAGTATTGCCAGCCAGAGCAGGGATGATTTGTTCGAGGCCATTGGTCGACAACCCGGTCAATATTCCGTTGATGGCACTCAGGTTGCAGCCATCCACCGTCCAAAGCCCGACCGCATTGGGAAACAGCCGACGCCCAGCCATATTGCTGGTATAGCCAAACATCTCGTCCATCATCAGGCTATGCACCATATTGTGCTTAATCCCGGTACTGTTCGGGACATCGGTCTTCATCGCGGTATCGCCTAAAAATTTACGCGGTGGTTGATGCAGTTTGATCATGCTGCCGAAGTCAACCATGCTTTTCCCAATCTGGTAGGCGATCGTCTGGGGTATGTATTCTGCCTGGGGTGCATTCGCGGCCAGCAAGTTACTCTGCATTGCGATCATGGCCGAGGCAGTGGTGGCGAGGTGTACCTGTTGCGATGCAAAAATCGCGTAATTGGTCAGCGAAGTGGTGGCGGTGCCAACGTTGGCCAATACCTGACTGGTCACGCGTACCCCATCAACAATTTTGTCCCAATAGGTAGAGAACTTACTGACCGCATTGAGAACGCCAGACAGGCCGGTGCCGATATACGGGATAAATTTCACCAGCGCGGCAACCGCTTTCATCACCACTGAGTTGTTTTTCCAGTACTCGTCCGACATGGTCATATTCGACCACATCGCCGTCATTTGACCGACCGCCTGATAGTTGGCGATCATTGCGCGGTTGGTGTAAGAGGTGTAGTTGAGGCCTTCGGCGGCGACATTTGCGGTGCTATATGCAATCGCGTCGGCGGCGTTGGTAAGCTGGCGTTTTTCGCTGGTTACTTGTGCCATGTTGTAGACCGCAAATAATCCGAGACACAATACGGCGGCAAAGAATATGGCAATTGGCAGGACCGCACCACGCTGACGCGCGACGGAGTAGAGGGAAGAGCGATATTGGTGCGCGGGTTTGCTAATGCGCCAAACGGCGCTCCCCATCCTTTCCTTAGCGCATTGTGGTTCACGTCTCAATTTGCGCCCCGTCTTTGAACAAAATTTATAGATTATTGATTTTCGTATGGTCAAACACCCATGCGGTATTCCAGACCGCCTACCAGCCGGCCTGCCGCTAACAGGCGATGTCGTTCAAAATTCGTTTTAAGTGGGACCCCCTCACGACGCCAAAGCCAGCGGCGCGAGGGTCAGGTGTAGCTACGCAACACAGTGACGACAGAAAATCGATTAACGGTTATCCGACCCATAATCCTTCATGGTGCGCTGCTGAGCGGCTTTGGTGGCCGCTAGCGTTGCAGACGTGCCAGCTGCCGTAATCTCGGTCTGGCCGTCGTTTCCAGATAGTTCCGCTGCCATACCTGCAACCTGATGACGAATGGTGCTTCCGAAGGCCGCAAAAACGCCGATACTGACGACGGCAATCAAGGCCACGATAATGATGTACTCCGACATTCCTTGCCCACGTTGGCGCAATGCCGATTTAATATTTTTAATGTGTCGGAATTTGGATATTGAAAGGGCAGCCATTTGAAATCTCCTAAAGACGCGTGGTTGTGGGACGATTCCCCGTTGCAAGCAAAACAGTCGCAAAAAAATTTCCGCAGTTACGCAGTGAGATAGCCGGCATCAAAAAAACGGATGTTAAGGTTCTACAGTAATACGAGGGCTTCTTTTGGGATTGCTTTGCGGTGCTCATTGCCGGATTGATTCGGCAAATTCTGTCGAGATTCACAACTGCTGAAGCGCCGGGCGGCATCAATTCAGGAGCATTTGTTTCGGTAGTTCATCGATTCAGTTCGAGAGCGGTCTTAGTCTTTTTTAGATATTTCTCAAAATTATACGCGGCGCTTTTTTTATTTCTTTAACGCAATTGTTGTGCCATGGCATTTAAATCAAATAAATTTCGAGCACATTTATCTATGAAATTCACGGTGTTTTTTGAAGGAAAAATTAATTCAAATAGTGTGAAATTAATGCTCGGAAACTGCATTTTTTTTGCATAAAAAATAGGTGAAACAGAATCTTTTTCTTTGCGCAAACTATACGTACGAGCGTACTTATTGGCTGTCGGCCTATTATTTTCTAACGTTTAAGATGTTTTTTCACGCGACTATGGCGCAGCATTTTCCGAGGTTTGATATTTCAATTTTGAATATCAGACGCTAGTGAAGATCATTTTTGTTATATGCAAGAAATAACTGGCGTTAGCTAAGATGGAAACTAGCCCTTTCGATGGTTTGATCGTCGTCATAATTGTCACAAAAAAATCGCGTTCCATGGCCGCTTCAGATGCTATCGTTAGGCTGTATTTGTTCAACGCTTCCCACCATCATTTTCGTAAAGCGCCTATGTCCTGTTGCTCGTTTTTTTTCCCGCCTCATTTTTGGTCACGGTGTTTAATGGCGGGCCTTTTTGGTGCGATATCACTAGGCGTGCATGCCGCGCCCGATTATGGGCAGGAGCTTCAAGGCTTTCCCAGCCCCTATCCTTTGCAGCATTACGCCTTTGCATCACAGGGAGCCAATTTGCAAATGGGCTATATGGATGTTGCGCCCGTCACCAAACCGAACGGCCGTACCGTTGTTTTAATGCATGGTAAAAATTTTTGTGGCGCAACTTGGGAAGCGACTATAAAGGCGCTGAGCGTTGCTGGGTATCGCGTCGTGGCACCTGATCAAATCGGTTTTTGTACGTCGACCAAGCCGGAGCATTATCAATACACCTTTCAGCAACTTGCCATTAATACTCATGGACTGCTGGATCAGTTAGGGATAACGCAGGCCACAATTGTCGGTCATTCCACGGGAGGCATGCTGGCTACCCGATACGCTTTAATGTATCCCGCGCAGGTCGATCAGTTGGTAATGGTGAATCCGATTGGCCTTGAGGATTGGAAAGCGCTAGGCGTTCCTTACCGAACCGTAGATCAATGGAATGAGCGCGAACTCAGGATGACCGCGGATGGCATTCGACAGTATGAGTTGACTACGTATTACGTCGGGCGATGGAAGCCTGAGTACCAGCGCTGGGTAGATATGCTTTCCGGACTGAATCAAGGTCCTGGAAAAAAATTGGTAGCGTGGAACTCTGCGCTCATCTACGACATGATCTTTACGCAGCCAGTTGTGTATGAATTTAAAAATTTAAAAATGCCGACGCTGCTGATGATCGGGGAGGCCGATACGACTGCCATTGGTAGTGATATCGCCCCACCGGACGTAAAAGCTGTAATTGGTCATTATTCTGTGCTCGGAAAACAAGTCGCTAAATTGATACCAAACGCAACGTTGGTGGAATTTCCGGATTTCGGACACGCTCCGCAGATGGAAGACCCGAAAAATTTCCACAAAATCTTATTGCAATGGCTGGCAAGTAAATGACTGATATCGTTAGTTTGGCGATTCTCGAAAAAGCGACCCCTATCAAACCACATCTCTGGCAAGCTTATAAGATCGAAACGTAATTTTTGCCCGTGCGGGCGGCTATGCGGCTGTTAGGGCATAATTGTTGCGGTATTGTGATGTTAATGCTGGTATTGCCGGACGTTCTATATTTATGGTCTTTTATTATTGCCAATAAAGCCCGGTTTTAATTATCATCGACGTTAGCTAACAAACATGGGATTTCTTCGGCTGTAAAATCGAAGTAAAGCAATCGCTGTAGTATTTTTTTCATCAAGGAACTCTATGACCGAAGACGATATACGCCGTAATGCATTTGCCATGCCTTTTCATAATCCTGCATTTCCTCCCGGGCCTTACCGTTTCGTTGATCGTGAATTTCTGATCATCACCTATCGCACCGACCCTGAAGCGCTGAAGAAAATCATTCCGGCGCCGCTCCAGTTCGTTGAACCTATCGTTAAGTTTGAATTTATCAAAATGCCGGATTCAACCGGGTTTGGGCATTATTATGAATCAGGACAAGTGATTCCTGTGACGCTGGATGGCATCGCCGGAGGCTACGTTCACAGCATGTATCTGAATGACCAGCCACCGATTGCCGGTGGTCGGGAACTGTGGGGCTTTCCAAAAAAGATGGGGGAGCCGCAATTAAAAGTACACAAAGATACGATGGTCGGTACTTTGTCCTATAGCGACATACAAATTGCAGTCGGAACCATGGGGTACAAGCACCTCCCGCTCGACGCCGAAGTCATCAAAAAGTCGCTCGAAGCGCCAACCTTTTTACTAAAAATTATTCCTCATGTCGATGGGACCCCGCGTATCTGCGAAATCGTCCAGTACAGTCTGACCGACGTCACCATCAAAGGCGCCTGGAGCGGCCCTGGCGCGCTTGATTTGCGCCCCCATGCATTGGCACCGATAGCCGATTTGCCGGTGCTTGAGGTACTCTCTGCAGTCCATATTATGTCCGATCTCACGTTGCCGCATGGCACGGTTGTTTATGATTATCTCGCTACTTCAAAGTAAAGGAATGCCATGTCACTGAAAGATAAAGTCGCCCTAATTACGGGCTCAGCCAGCGGTATCGGCAAAGAAATCGCCATCGAATACGCACGTGCGGGAGCTAAAGTTGTCATCGCCGATCTGGCACTGGACGCAGCAACCGCCACCGCCAACGAAATCAACCAGTCCGGTGGTATTGCAATGGCAGTCGCGATGAACGTGACTGATGAGGCGCAAGTTGATAAAGGTATTGCCGATACGGTTGCCGCCTTTGGCAGCATTGACGTGCTAATCAGCAACGCTGGAATTCAGATCATTGCCCCTATTGTCGATTCGACGCTGGATAACTGGAAAAAAATGCTGGCGATTCATCTTGATGGCGCTTTTCTCACCACGCGCGCAGCTATGCGAGAAATGATTAAGGCGGGGACGGGCGGTTCGATCATTTATATGGGATCGGTGCACTCGCATGAAGCCTCGCCATTAAAAGCGCCTTACGTAACCGCCAAGCATGGATTAATCGGATTGGCAAAAGTGGTGGCGAAAGAAGGGGCGAAGAATAAAATTCGTGCCAACGTCATTTGCCCCGGCTTTGTCCGCACACCGTTAGTGGAGAGACAGATTCCAGAACAGGCCAGGGAATTGGGGATCACCGAAGATCAGGTCGTCAAGAACGTGATGTTGAAAGATACCGTCGATGGCGAATTCACCACGGTGCATGATGTCGCACAAACTGCGATATTTCTTGGCGGTTTCGAGTCAAATGCACTGACCGGACAGTCGATAGTCGTTAGTCATGGCTGGTTTATGCAGTAATGTTCCTGAAACGGTCCACGGAAGGCAGGCATTGCTTCAATTTTATTGTTAATGTTGCTTTCCTGGTTCGTACTACGTAGTCCGTCATATTAATCCGCATCAGGCGGCGTGCAGCGCTCGCCGCCTGATGACGCGAATCCGTAACACGCTCTTTCTGTAATCATTCCCTTTTTGCACCTCGTTCGTGCTCCACTGCGCGCGCCTCTTTTTTTCGTTCAAAAAAAGGAGCGATAAAAAGCTCCTTTCATTCAAATTATTTTTTTGAAAAATAGCCAACCTCATGCGCGGGCGAAAAATCAGAAAAATCGTAACAGACTTATCTCGCTTTATACGATGTGAATCTTGCGATGTCGCTTATAGTGAAGCGAAGCGAACAAAATCTCAGATCGGTCGTCGTGAAAAAAATCAGTGTCGAACAAGCAGAAACCATTCTGACGTTGCAGGATAATATCAATCGGAAGGTAGACGACCATTGGTTGAATTCGGGATACCCCTATTTGCGCGGAGTACTGGTTGAGGCCGTGGAAGCACTGGATCACTACGGATGGAAATGGTGGAGTTCCGCACCGAGAGACTTATCTCAGGTACAGATCGAGCTCATTGATATTTTGCACTTTAGCCTGTCCGATCTGATCAGTGAATGTGGCGGCAATTTGATCACTGCCACAAGTGTTCTCTTAAGTCGCTCCGATCCTGAGCTGGATGAATGTTATTTCGATGGCAGAGCGTATGCAATTGCGGACTGTGACGTTCCAAAGCTTCTGGAGCTGATCGCCGGTGTTGCGGGTAGCGGTCGCAATGAACTACCTTTGCTTGAGGTCACGTTTCGTGCGTGTGGTCTGAACTGGGATCAGATCACGGTTCTTTACATTGCGAAACACGTTTTAAATGTGTTTCGCCAGAATCATGGCTACAAAGACGGCTGCTATACCAAAATATGGGGTGACAAAGAAGATAACATCCATCTGGTTGAAATTGTGTCCTATCTCGATCCCGCTGCAGCCAATTTTTCAATGCAAATCTACGGCCTCCTCAATGAACGTTATGCTTTTTATGCGTTAGCGCGGCAACCTATCATTTGTGTAAAAAGCGTGCATGCAGACAATTGAAGATATCCCCGGTCCTCGCGGCCTTCCTGTGCTTAGTAACCTTCTGCAATTAAAGCCTTCCCTTACTTATCGGCTTCTTTGTGACTGGGCTGATCACTACGGTTCCATTTACGCCTTCCGTATCGCCAGTCGGCGGAATGTAACCATTTCTGATGCTACGTTAATTGACGATTTTTTACGCGATCGCCCCGAGAAATTCAGACGCAGAAGCGCATATTTTTCATCCTGAACGCTGGCGTGGTAATTCATCTTCTGAATATAATTCCCATAATTCGAAAGCTTTTTTACCATTTGGAGCGGGCTTGCGCTATTGCCCGGGCCAGCGCTTGGCCATGTTGGAAATTATGATGGCGTTGGCGATGCTGGCTAAAAATTTTACGGTCAGATCTGTGCCCGGTCTATTGCCAACGCAAGAACATTGCGCGTTCACTTTGTGTCCGACCCATGTGGTCGTCGGCTTGCACCGGCGTCAGTGACGCGACGGATATCCATATTGCTATTCCTGCATTGAAAAAAATTTATATGTACCTTAGCGGCATATAAAAATTCGTAATTTTTTACACAATTTTTCACTTACAAAACACGCGAAGTTGCGTCATAAACCTATGCATTTATTTACCAAAAAAAATTCTATCGCCCGCCTGTTGCCTTTGGCGATAGGCCTGATCGCCCTGTCAAACCTTGCATGTGCCGTCGAGCCAAATGTGATTTGGGAGCACAAGCCAGATAACCGTCCACAATTTTACAGCCTGCTAGTGGATACGCAGGGCGATCTTTACGCTCGCCTGCTGAGCAATCCGATACCTCCTGCTGCTCCGGTCAATGGCGTACTCGCCTTTCGTAATGTCAATAATGCGTTTCAGGAAAAATGGCTGAAGCAATATGTTGAGCTTGAGGGATCTAAAAAGGCCGCCTACTTTAATCTACTCCTTAACGGTGATACGCTCGTCGCGACATCACAAGACAATGGCAATTTGCTTTTTGTTGAACGAGACAAGGGCACCCTTTTAAAAACCGTAGACACGGGATTGTCGGACCACCGACTGAGCGAGCGTGACGTTGCGGCATCCCAATGGTCTTTCAGCAAGCCAGATGAAATGCTCTATTTCAATGGATGTTTTGCCGATTCAGCGGATCCGAAATTGTTACGCCCTACGCTGGTAGGAGTGGGGTTCGATGATAGTGAGATTAAGTGGAAAAAGCCGCTTGCTAAATACCGTCGTTGCGGAGAGTGGGGCGCGAGCAGCTATTTTCGACCTTTTCCTTCAACGATAGACTCTCATGGCGTATTGCACATGACGCAGCGAGGTACCGATACATCAAAAGTGCCGCAAGGATATATCTATTCCGCCGAATCCAATGGTGACGCATTAGCGAGCGCCACATTTTCTTTGGCGCCCCATCAGCCTGTGATGGGCTACGATGGCACTCTATATTTTCTTGCTTCCACAAACCGGGCGCAGGAAGGAACTGACTATACGTTATATGCATCAGATACTGATCAGCAACCACTGCGATCACTTCATACCTTTCAAATTAATGCGCCTGTTACCGATCCAATGCTGCCTGAGCCTATCATCTCAGGCTCCGCGATTTATTTTGTTGATTCAGCGGACAAAAAGAGTTGGGCTATTACTAAGCTCATTCTCGACCCTTTGGAGACCTCCCCCGCTTGGACCTTTACCTTGCCAGAAGGGGATTCAATTACAAGCACGCCCGCTATCAGCGCCGCAGGCACTTTATATATGGGAACGGAAAAGACACTTTACGCAATCGACTCCAAAACGGGTCTCGAAAAATGGAGTACAAATAAGTATGGCGTAACGCGACAGTTGTCGATAGGCTTAAACGGAACGCTTTACGCAATTGCTTGTGGAAACAGCTGCATTGTTGCGATAGAAGGTGATGGAACACCTTTGTCTAATGGCCCCTGGCCGAAATTTCGTGGTGATCTGGGTAACACAGGGCAGGTCTCAAGCAACACTGAGGAATATCCCGCCAAGCTTCCAATCGAGGCCAAAATATTCGCCTCGCACGCGACGGTGAAAGGACTTCAAACGCTGACGTTAGACGGTAGCGGATCATACAGTGATGCGGTGGGTGGACTGAAATACGGTTGGAGACAAACAAAAGGTCCGCTACTTAAGACACCCATCATTGGCGCTTCGCACACCCGCGCCATGATAGAAATTCCCCCCGTCTCACGTACCGCAATCTTTAGCTTTACGCTTGAGGTCAGTGATAGGGATCATCGTAAGGCTAGCAGCGCGGTTGAAGTGATAGCGCATCCTGCAGCCGAACTAACGCCCCCAAAGTTTGATGTCTTCACTTCAGCGCGCAAGTTAGCGGATTCTGAGGACTATATTGTTGTCGGAGGCAAGCGAGTCAGACTAACCGCGCATTTGTCACCTCTCAATACGCTGGGAGATCCTATGACATATCGCTGGATAGAAATTACCAAGGGCTACAAAGCCGGTCTCGCGAGGGACCGCCTGCGCGACGACGAAGTAAGGGCAACTATCCCACGCGTAAATGCTGATACGACTTTTACGTTTGAGTTCGTTGCAACTAACAGTGCTGGAACTAACCGCAAAATAGTGAACATCAGGGCCACACCCTGACTCTTGATGAAATTGGTTTGCCTGGTAGATTTCCGCAACGGAGACATTCGCAAACACTTATATCCCGCACTGATCGTCGTTGGCATCACTACGTCTGCTCAAACCGAACGTTCGCCGTGGAAAAGTGATCGCGATGTGTCGTTATGGGATAGAGCATTGGATTTCGATACCTATAATTCTCAGACGGCTGCAATGGAGCAATGCAATTTTTTATCCAACTACAACGCATATCGGGCGGACTTCCCTGTTACTCCACACTCCCGTAACTAGTGCCCTTTAATGCACCACTGGTTCAACCACGCGAATTTGCAATAAAAGGAACGCATGAGCTCATTAAATTTTTCAAAAGCACCAAAGCGACCGACAATCGGTTTGCTACCTCTGCTCGTGGCGATAGCGACGTGGTCAGGTTCGGCCCGGTCAGCATCCGGCGATTTGAAATGGAAATATGCCCCGTCACAGGGCCGGGTAATCACGCTATTTCAAGGACTGGTCCTGGATAAAAAAGGTGATCTCTATGCGGGGGCAATGCGCTATCAGCAGAGCCCTACGCTTGATCTACAGAAAAGAGAGTATGGCCTGATCTCATTGATGGTCGGAGGTGCCCTTTCCGGAAGCGTGCCTCACATAAAATGGAATCAGACCTATATCCAGGAGCTGGGTGAATCTGCCGGTGGTCAGCCAAATCCATTTGCGAGCCTCATCATAAAAGATGACATATTGGTTGCGCAACAATACGAAAACACCGTGATAGTGGCTGTTAACAAAAATTCTGGGCAGCTTCTGAAAAAAATCCCGCTCCCGGTGACTGCGGAAATGCGCCGGGGCCCGGGCGCATTGGGCAATGACGGAATGCTTTTTTTGAATCGTTGTGAAAATGATTCGAACGCGATCCGGCCAATTTTATATGGTGTCAGCGTTGCAGAGGGTAAGACGCAATGGAAAAAGCAGTTGGGACATCGTTCATCGATCTGCAACCAACTCACTTTTGGAGAGTATCAGGCGTTTGCACCAGTGTTGGATGCGACTGGTATTGCCCACGTATCGACGCAACTAAATTTTTGGTCAGAAAGCATTCCCGCCGGAACGTTCCATGCGGTGACGAATGATGGCAGCATCACGGATGGGGCGGAACTCCCGATGCGTCCGCTCCAGTCGTCGATGGGAGAAGAGGGACGCGTCTACACGCTCGGATACAAAGACAGGCCTTCCGCGAAGACCGATTATGCGCTCTACGCCACTTCGCCGAACCAGCTTTCCGAGACGCTGCTTAGTTTTACCATGAATTTTGGGTACTTTGGTGATTGGTCCAGCGAGCCTGTAATTTCGGGATCCTCGCTCTATTCGATCGACTCATCGGGCGACGGATATCGGTGGGCAATGTCTGCACTCGATTTGAGCGCGAAGCCCGTTTCACGGCGCTGGACATTTCCTTTAACGCTGGGCGATGGCGGCAGCTATGCTGAGCGTCCTACATCAACGCCAGCCGTCAGCGCAGG is a genomic window of Glaciimonas sp. PAMC28666 containing:
- a CDS encoding pilus assembly protein TadG-related protein, translated to MGSAVWRISKPAHQYRSSLYSVARQRGAVLPIAIFFAAVLCLGLFAVYNMAQVTSEKRQLTNAADAIAYSTANVAAEGLNYTSYTNRAMIANYQAVGQMTAMWSNMTMSDEYWKNNSVVMKAVAALVKFIPYIGTGLSGVLNAVSKFSTYWDKIVDGVRVTSQVLANVGTATTSLTNYAIFASQQVHLATTASAMIAMQSNLLAANAPQAEYIPQTIAYQIGKSMVDFGSMIKLHQPPRKFLGDTAMKTDVPNSTGIKHNMVHSLMMDEMFGYTSNMAGRRLFPNAVGLWTVDGCNLSAINGILTGLSTNGLEQIIPALAGNTAADVIGPVIEAFMNTVGIIASPIMCLYERTGGSRVIQMQDGTYAWSNVDIMEINPHLFNIHIPMAGAVTLSKVGRQGLDKNQEIPDDLKKFVDVVNGNDAWKKSFWGEAVAIDDCMYFTLPTGGVYAPRLGGACASLNAGVAKKYYDRGVMNIASASADRAMKGQPQIANATEAISDAATATLEPVIETVGSSINSTSSASSVVNLPDANAGNTTGVLGGAPAGLPASGSALNAPTPGSGDPEVGIASGLAQQAANFENLSHQGTNVSSAISNVLGNGFTLPNMSFTDPVNAPDAFTQFILKALGLSDLIDVLGMRTSRGTETLFQKPGMGGVIAADMGLPAERFGFWEMRNANLGNYRVQNADRANGDSSNIFLASKEIQNNALKDIGPSFVVALQETADKLPLRSESKFNLGRVPLNDYDAETKQSYLKAIGKARVYYRAPLERWTSRMQVVSHANLTLPYWNARLEGLNYPEKSLFFLID
- a CDS encoding Flp family type IVb pilin produces the protein MAALSISKFRHIKNIKSALRQRGQGMSEYIIIVALIAVVSIGVFAAFGSTIRHQVAGMAAELSGNDGQTEITAAGTSATLAATKAAQQRTMKDYGSDNR
- a CDS encoding alpha/beta fold hydrolase produces the protein MAGLFGAISLGVHAAPDYGQELQGFPSPYPLQHYAFASQGANLQMGYMDVAPVTKPNGRTVVLMHGKNFCGATWEATIKALSVAGYRVVAPDQIGFCTSTKPEHYQYTFQQLAINTHGLLDQLGITQATIVGHSTGGMLATRYALMYPAQVDQLVMVNPIGLEDWKALGVPYRTVDQWNERELRMTADGIRQYELTTYYVGRWKPEYQRWVDMLSGLNQGPGKKLVAWNSALIYDMIFTQPVVYEFKNLKMPTLLMIGEADTTAIGSDIAPPDVKAVIGHYSVLGKQVAKLIPNATLVEFPDFGHAPQMEDPKNFHKILLQWLASK
- a CDS encoding acetoacetate decarboxylase; this translates as MTEDDIRRNAFAMPFHNPAFPPGPYRFVDREFLIITYRTDPEALKKIIPAPLQFVEPIVKFEFIKMPDSTGFGHYYESGQVIPVTLDGIAGGYVHSMYLNDQPPIAGGRELWGFPKKMGEPQLKVHKDTMVGTLSYSDIQIAVGTMGYKHLPLDAEVIKKSLEAPTFLLKIIPHVDGTPRICEIVQYSLTDVTIKGAWSGPGALDLRPHALAPIADLPVLEVLSAVHIMSDLTLPHGTVVYDYLATSK
- a CDS encoding 3-hydroxybutyrate dehydrogenase produces the protein MSLKDKVALITGSASGIGKEIAIEYARAGAKVVIADLALDAATATANEINQSGGIAMAVAMNVTDEAQVDKGIADTVAAFGSIDVLISNAGIQIIAPIVDSTLDNWKKMLAIHLDGAFLTTRAAMREMIKAGTGGSIIYMGSVHSHEASPLKAPYVTAKHGLIGLAKVVAKEGAKNKIRANVICPGFVRTPLVERQIPEQARELGITEDQVVKNVMLKDTVDGEFTTVHDVAQTAIFLGGFESNALTGQSIVVSHGWFMQ
- a CDS encoding dUTP diphosphatase codes for the protein MKKISVEQAETILTLQDNINRKVDDHWLNSGYPYLRGVLVEAVEALDHYGWKWWSSAPRDLSQVQIELIDILHFSLSDLISECGGNLITATSVLLSRSDPELDECYFDGRAYAIADCDVPKLLELIAGVAGSGRNELPLLEVTFRACGLNWDQITVLYIAKHVLNVFRQNHGYKDGCYTKIWGDKEDNIHLVEIVSYLDPAAANFSMQIYGLLNERYAFYALARQPIICVKSVHADN
- a CDS encoding cytochrome P450 — its product is MQTIEDIPGPRGLPVLSNLLQLKPSLTYRLLCDWADHYGSIYAFRIASRRNVTISDATLIDDFLRDRPEKFRRRSAYFSS
- a CDS encoding cytochrome P450 is translated as MTIFYAIAPRNSDAEAHIFHPERWRGNSSSEYNSHNSKAFLPFGAGLRYCPGQRLAMLEIMMALAMLAKNFTVRSVPGLLPTQEHCAFTLCPTHVVVGLHRRQ